A window of Acidimicrobiia bacterium contains these coding sequences:
- a CDS encoding HAD family hydrolase, with the protein MQDAAVFVDVDGTLVDSNFHHAIAWSRALRDHGENARLAAIHRLVGMGGSELLESLIGRDDDAIRASWREHFDQLLPEVLPFEGAAELLRAFHAHGVTVVLATSSPEDLLDVLRAKIGADDAIDVVVTAGDADQAKPHPDIFDTALEKSHADPGRVVVLGDSVWDVEAAKRAHLPCVGVETGGFSRMELEASGAVAVFRDPADLIARMAESPFNDLWT; encoded by the coding sequence ATGCAGGACGCCGCGGTCTTCGTCGACGTCGACGGCACACTGGTCGACAGCAACTTCCATCACGCGATCGCGTGGTCCCGCGCACTGCGCGATCACGGCGAGAACGCGCGGCTCGCGGCGATTCATCGACTCGTCGGCATGGGCGGTTCCGAGCTGCTCGAATCGTTGATCGGACGCGACGACGACGCGATCCGCGCGTCGTGGCGCGAGCACTTCGACCAATTGCTGCCCGAGGTCCTTCCGTTCGAGGGCGCGGCAGAGCTGCTCCGCGCCTTTCATGCGCACGGTGTGACGGTCGTGCTCGCGACGTCGTCGCCCGAGGACCTCCTCGATGTCCTGCGGGCCAAGATCGGCGCCGACGACGCGATCGACGTCGTGGTCACGGCCGGCGATGCCGATCAGGCGAAGCCGCACCCGGACATCTTCGACACCGCGCTCGAGAAGTCGCACGCGGATCCCGGGCGCGTCGTCGTGTTGGGTGACTCGGTGTGGGACGTCGAGGCGGCGAAGCGCGCGCACCTGCCGTGCGTCGGCGTGGAAACCGGCGGCTTCAGTCGGATGGAGCTCGAAGCGAGTGGCGCGGTCGCGGTCTTCCGCGATCCGGCCGATCTGATCGCGCGGATGGCCGAGAGCCCGTTCAACGATCTCTGGACGTGA
- a CDS encoding helix-turn-helix transcriptional regulator, with translation MSGPTDLGAFLRARREALRPTDVGLVDHGRRRTPGLRREEVAALAGVSIDYLTRLEQGRDVNPSTSVIAALAAALQLDDKERTHLARLAAITNSRELCPEATPLATNVGAGVRHLLDSLDAPAFVVGPIGDVIAWNDQWARVVGGFGLLDDVPPNLARFAFTHPRARSVYRDWEAAAAEQVARLRAAEPRWGDDAAFRVLLDDLLTLDEFRARWSTHPVGEKQRGTKRLEHPEAGALAIAYEVLLLADDDQRLVTWRAADDITAPRLAALVDEHRPQTPARLSVVVNR, from the coding sequence GTGAGCGGACCGACCGATCTCGGCGCCTTCCTGCGGGCCCGCCGCGAGGCGCTGCGGCCCACCGATGTCGGCCTCGTCGATCACGGCCGGCGGCGCACGCCTGGGTTGCGCCGGGAAGAGGTCGCGGCGCTCGCGGGCGTCAGCATCGACTACCTCACGCGGCTCGAACAGGGTCGCGACGTCAACCCGTCGACGTCGGTGATCGCGGCGCTCGCGGCCGCCCTCCAGCTCGACGACAAAGAGCGCACGCATCTCGCACGGCTCGCCGCAATCACGAACTCGCGTGAGCTGTGCCCCGAAGCGACACCGCTCGCGACCAACGTCGGCGCCGGTGTGCGTCATCTGCTCGACAGCCTCGACGCGCCCGCCTTCGTCGTCGGCCCGATCGGCGACGTGATCGCCTGGAACGACCAGTGGGCGCGCGTCGTCGGTGGCTTCGGCCTGCTCGACGACGTTCCGCCGAATCTCGCCCGCTTCGCGTTCACGCATCCGCGAGCGCGTTCGGTGTACCGCGATTGGGAGGCCGCCGCCGCGGAGCAGGTCGCACGGCTGCGCGCCGCCGAGCCGCGGTGGGGCGACGACGCCGCGTTCCGCGTGCTGCTCGACGACCTGCTCACGCTCGACGAGTTCCGCGCGCGTTGGTCGACGCACCCGGTCGGCGAGAAGCAGCGGGGCACGAAGCGGCTCGAGCATCCGGAGGCCGGGGCGCTCGCGATCGCGTACGAGGTCCTGCTCCTCGCCGACGACGACCAGCGTCTCGTCACGTGGCGCGCCGCCGACGACATCACTGCGCCGCGCCTCGCCGCACTCGTCGACGAACACCGGCCCCAGACCCCGGCGCGCCTGTCGGTCGTCGTCAACCGCTGA
- a CDS encoding YceI family protein, with the protein MTTGPAKTLPLVPGRWAVDPAHSSVGFSVRHLGVSKVRGRFNAFAVDVVVGATLEQTSVTATIDVASIDTGVADRDAHVLSADIVDVARRPTIEFRSTHITEAGDGYELQGDLTIGEITKPVTLALELGGVGDFPGGPRHAGFEATTQIRRKDFGIDVALPPGVSAVALGDVIKVEIDVQLLEPGADA; encoded by the coding sequence ATGACCACTGGCCCCGCCAAGACCCTGCCCCTCGTCCCCGGCCGTTGGGCCGTGGACCCCGCCCACTCGTCCGTCGGCTTCAGCGTCCGCCACCTCGGCGTGTCGAAGGTCCGCGGCCGCTTCAACGCGTTCGCCGTCGACGTCGTCGTCGGCGCCACGCTCGAGCAGACGTCGGTGACCGCGACCATCGACGTCGCGTCGATCGACACCGGCGTCGCCGACCGGGACGCGCACGTGTTGAGCGCCGACATCGTCGACGTCGCGCGGCGGCCCACGATCGAGTTCCGTTCCACTCACATCACGGAAGCCGGCGACGGCTACGAGCTGCAGGGCGATCTCACGATCGGAGAGATCACGAAGCCGGTCACGCTCGCGTTGGAGCTCGGTGGTGTCGGTGACTTTCCGGGCGGACCGCGTCACGCCGGTTTCGAAGCGACCACGCAGATCCGTCGCAAGGACTTCGGCATCGACGTCGCACTGCCGCCCGGCGTCAGCGCGGTTGCACTCGGCGACGTGATCAAGGTCGAGATCGACGTGCAGCTGCTCGAGCCCGGCGCCGACGCGTGA
- a CDS encoding AMP-binding protein, protein MRTVSYARRLTDLAEAEPEHPAVTCGTERVTRRELEARADALARDLADGGVEVGSMVSIALPNSVDWFVATVAAWKLGAIPQPLSSRLPRRELEAIVELADAAVVIGAEPGSLGARWCLPLGYQPTERVERAPLPDAVSPAWKAPTSGGSTGRPKLIVAGDPGLVDLDAGPLLAFREDDCLVMPGPLYHNGPIVWSCHALIWGGEVIVLPRFDAESTLAAITTHRAQVVYLVPTMMKRIWALPDDVRDAYDVSSLRVVWHLAEPCPAWLKDAWIEWLGAEKIFELYGGTEGQLATIITGKEWLAHRGSVGKPTGGAIAICDADGNELPRNELGEVWMQSARTTPSYRYVGATARTREGGWESLGDNGWLDDDGYLYLGDRVADMILTGGANVYPAEVEAALLEHPAVRSCAVIGLPDDDKGNRIHAIVEADTDVFDEADVRMFLAERLVTYKLPRTFELVDAPLRDDAGKVRRSQLRADRLA, encoded by the coding sequence ATGCGCACCGTCTCGTACGCCCGCCGGTTGACCGACCTCGCCGAGGCCGAGCCCGAACACCCCGCGGTGACGTGCGGCACCGAGCGCGTGACGCGCCGCGAGCTGGAGGCTCGCGCGGACGCGCTCGCACGCGACCTCGCCGACGGCGGGGTCGAAGTCGGCTCGATGGTGAGCATCGCATTGCCGAACTCGGTCGACTGGTTCGTCGCGACGGTCGCGGCGTGGAAGCTCGGCGCGATCCCGCAGCCGTTGAGCAGCCGGCTCCCTCGTCGCGAGCTGGAGGCGATCGTCGAGCTCGCGGACGCGGCCGTGGTGATCGGCGCGGAGCCGGGCTCGCTCGGCGCGCGGTGGTGCCTGCCGCTTGGCTACCAACCGACGGAACGCGTCGAGCGCGCGCCGTTGCCCGACGCGGTGAGCCCCGCGTGGAAGGCACCGACGTCCGGAGGATCGACCGGCCGTCCGAAGCTCATCGTCGCGGGTGATCCCGGACTCGTGGACCTCGACGCGGGACCGCTGCTCGCGTTCCGCGAGGACGACTGCCTCGTGATGCCGGGCCCGCTGTACCACAACGGTCCGATCGTGTGGTCGTGCCACGCGTTGATCTGGGGCGGCGAGGTGATCGTGCTCCCGCGCTTCGACGCCGAGAGCACGCTCGCCGCGATCACGACACATCGCGCGCAGGTCGTCTACCTCGTACCCACGATGATGAAGCGCATCTGGGCGCTGCCCGACGACGTGCGCGACGCGTACGACGTCTCGTCGCTGCGCGTCGTGTGGCACCTCGCGGAGCCCTGCCCGGCGTGGCTGAAGGACGCGTGGATCGAGTGGCTCGGTGCCGAGAAGATCTTCGAGCTCTACGGCGGCACCGAGGGCCAGCTCGCGACGATCATCACGGGGAAGGAATGGCTCGCGCACCGCGGCTCGGTGGGCAAGCCGACCGGCGGCGCGATCGCGATCTGCGACGCCGACGGCAACGAGCTTCCGAGGAACGAGCTCGGTGAGGTGTGGATGCAATCGGCGCGGACCACGCCGTCGTACCGCTACGTGGGCGCGACCGCGCGCACGCGCGAGGGAGGGTGGGAGTCGCTCGGCGACAACGGCTGGCTCGACGACGACGGCTACCTGTATCTCGGTGACCGCGTCGCCGACATGATCCTCACGGGCGGCGCGAACGTGTATCCGGCCGAGGTCGAGGCGGCATTGCTCGAGCACCCCGCGGTCCGTTCCTGCGCGGTGATCGGTCTGCCCGACGACGACAAGGGCAACCGCATCCACGCGATCGTCGAGGCGGATACGGATGTGTTCGACGAAGCGGATGTCCGCATGTTCCTCGCGGAACGCCTGGTGACCTACAAGCTGCCGCGTACGTTCGAGCTCGTCGACGCGCCGTTGCGCGACGACGCCGGGAAGGTGCGGCGCAGCCAGCTCCGCGCCGACCGGCTCGCGTAG
- a CDS encoding GNAT family N-acetyltransferase has product MPDIDIDHMRGDERDAAVLALARAFHDDPLFNFLVPNLRSQSRALVTFMGSLLADARPFGEVWVARADRAIAGVAVWLPPGAFPRGTRREVAAYAREMPSVHRLGRRLPAALRLQALLDRKHHEVAEPHWYLSLLGTDPSFQRRGVGSALLAPVLARAHEQGIPAYLETQKEMNVPYYRRHGFELVEQIQARGCPPMWTMSRAEP; this is encoded by the coding sequence ATGCCCGACATCGACATCGATCACATGCGCGGCGACGAGCGCGACGCGGCGGTGCTCGCGCTCGCGCGAGCGTTCCACGACGACCCGCTCTTCAACTTCCTCGTCCCGAACCTGCGCAGCCAGTCGCGCGCGCTCGTCACGTTCATGGGCTCGCTGCTCGCGGACGCGCGTCCGTTCGGTGAGGTATGGGTCGCGCGCGCTGATCGTGCGATTGCGGGTGTCGCGGTGTGGCTGCCGCCGGGCGCGTTCCCGCGCGGCACGCGCCGCGAGGTCGCGGCGTACGCGCGCGAGATGCCGTCGGTGCACCGGCTCGGTCGCCGGCTTCCCGCCGCGCTGCGACTTCAAGCGCTGCTCGACCGCAAGCACCACGAGGTCGCCGAGCCGCACTGGTACCTCAGCCTGCTCGGCACCGACCCGTCGTTCCAGCGTCGCGGTGTCGGCAGCGCGTTGCTCGCGCCCGTGCTCGCGCGCGCACACGAGCAGGGAATTCCCGCATACCTCGAGACGCAGAAGGAAATGAACGTGCCGTATTACCGGCGCCACGGGTTCGAGCTCGTCGAGCAGATCCAGGCGCGCGGGTGTCCACCGATGTGGACGATGTCGCGCGCGGAACCCTGA
- a CDS encoding G1 family glutamic endopeptidase encodes MKIRMSVGSVAVSACALISMSLPVAASAASAAPAVQAPNHRVGRVAGWPGSTSGNWSGYAGVANGIKLTYASATWKVPKVQAKQGYSSSWVGIDGANNNNLIQTGTEQDYISGHFVYRAWWEILPAAETIIPSLTIHPGDTMTGSVKNTAGNKWVIALKDVTTGKSFSINKTYTGPGQSAEWIQEAPTGSGGVLPLAHYSLTKFSKIKIGGNFSAPVNPHLAFPGMAIAMVQNGKQLSTPSKPNAAGNAFNVAYGAKQPAAP; translated from the coding sequence ATGAAGATACGGATGTCGGTGGGTTCGGTAGCCGTCAGCGCGTGCGCGCTCATCTCGATGTCGCTTCCGGTCGCGGCATCGGCGGCATCGGCTGCCCCCGCGGTGCAGGCACCGAACCATCGCGTTGGTCGCGTTGCCGGGTGGCCCGGAAGCACGTCGGGCAACTGGTCCGGCTACGCGGGAGTCGCGAACGGGATCAAGCTCACGTACGCGAGCGCGACGTGGAAGGTTCCGAAGGTGCAGGCGAAGCAGGGCTACTCGTCCAGCTGGGTCGGCATCGACGGCGCGAACAACAACAACCTCATCCAGACCGGGACCGAGCAGGACTACATCAGCGGGCATTTCGTCTACCGCGCGTGGTGGGAGATCCTGCCCGCGGCCGAGACGATCATCCCGTCGCTCACGATCCATCCCGGTGACACGATGACCGGCTCGGTGAAGAACACCGCCGGGAACAAGTGGGTCATCGCGCTGAAGGACGTCACGACCGGGAAGTCGTTCTCGATCAACAAGACGTACACAGGTCCCGGCCAGTCGGCCGAGTGGATCCAGGAAGCTCCGACCGGATCGGGTGGCGTCCTGCCGCTCGCGCACTACTCGCTCACGAAGTTCTCGAAGATCAAGATCGGCGGGAACTTCTCGGCGCCGGTGAACCCGCACCTCGCGTTCCCCGGCATGGCGATCGCGATGGTGCAGAACGGCAAGCAGTTGTCGACGCCATCGAAGCCCAACGCCGCGGGCAACGCGTTCAACGTCGCCTACGGCGCGAAGCAGCCGGCCGCGCCGTAA
- a CDS encoding cytochrome P450, protein MSGGIDLDIDLTSGEFWGRNPHEELAWLRAHSPVHWDERGGVWGITRFDHVKEVEGDAATFSNAQGIRPDTGPTPMLIDLDDPEHRRRRQLVNEGFTPKRVRALEPKVRAIVDRLIDQVCEAGECDFVWDIAAWLPLVMIGDALGVDPVDHPTLMTWSDDLLRGQGQSDEALVGKMLAAFEGYSAYAARVIEDRRGCPRDDLMSALVHAEVDGERLDDGALLFDSLLILIGGDETTRHVISGGAFQVLQERSHWERLLADRALVVPAVEEMLRWVSPIKNMARTATRDVDFHGAQIHAGDKLVLLYPSANRDEDHFVDPFRFDITRNPNDHVAFGFGPHFCLGSSLARIELRVMFEQLLERLPDLHLVDDTEPAHRPANFVSGYESMRVAFTPAARSGA, encoded by the coding sequence ATGAGCGGCGGCATCGACCTCGACATCGACCTCACGAGCGGCGAGTTCTGGGGCCGCAACCCGCACGAGGAGCTCGCGTGGCTGCGCGCCCACTCCCCCGTCCACTGGGACGAGCGCGGCGGCGTGTGGGGCATCACGCGCTTCGACCACGTGAAGGAGGTCGAGGGCGACGCGGCCACGTTCTCCAACGCGCAGGGGATCCGCCCGGACACCGGCCCGACCCCGATGCTCATCGACCTCGACGATCCGGAGCACCGGCGCCGCCGGCAGCTCGTGAACGAGGGCTTCACGCCGAAGCGCGTGCGCGCGCTCGAGCCGAAGGTGCGCGCGATCGTCGACCGCCTCATCGATCAGGTCTGCGAGGCCGGCGAGTGCGACTTCGTGTGGGACATCGCGGCGTGGCTGCCGCTGGTGATGATCGGCGACGCGCTCGGCGTCGACCCCGTGGATCACCCGACGCTCATGACGTGGTCCGACGATCTGCTGCGCGGTCAGGGTCAGAGCGACGAGGCGCTCGTGGGCAAGATGCTCGCGGCGTTCGAGGGTTATTCCGCGTACGCGGCGCGCGTCATCGAGGACCGCCGCGGCTGCCCGCGCGACGATCTCATGAGCGCGCTCGTGCACGCGGAGGTCGACGGCGAGCGGCTCGACGACGGCGCACTGCTCTTCGACTCGCTGCTCATCCTCATCGGCGGCGACGAGACGACGCGCCACGTGATCAGCGGCGGCGCGTTCCAGGTCTTGCAGGAGCGTTCGCACTGGGAGCGCCTCCTCGCCGACCGCGCGCTCGTGGTGCCCGCGGTCGAGGAGATGCTGCGCTGGGTCAGCCCGATCAAGAACATGGCGCGCACCGCGACGCGCGACGTCGACTTCCACGGCGCGCAGATCCACGCGGGCGACAAGCTGGTGCTGCTGTACCCGTCGGCGAACCGCGACGAGGACCACTTCGTCGACCCGTTCCGGTTCGACATCACGCGCAACCCGAACGACCACGTGGCGTTCGGCTTCGGTCCCCACTTCTGCCTCGGCAGCTCACTGGCTCGTATCGAGCTGCGCGTGATGTTCGAACAACTGCTGGAACGACTTCCCGATCTGCACCTCGTCGACGACACGGAGCCCGCGCACCGACCCGCCAACTTCGTGAGCGGCTACGAATCGATGCGGGTCGCGTTCACGCCGGCCGCGCGCTCGGGCGCCTGA
- a CDS encoding enoyl-CoA hydratase/isomerase family protein → MTGRVQLDIESLDSGAIATITNDNPEKHNAFDDDMDAELFDILARLREMPDVRVIVWRGEGTSFSSGRDVGSIGVQKTPLSHHELMRRGHRGIQQLWEIDAPVIVACKGWVMGGSFQRALLCDVRIAAEGTRFRLPELTYGVIPDTGGVGVLYEMCGPGLVSDLVLTGRVMPVDEALRHGVVSRVVPVDDLDTVVHDAALQIAKSPKVTVKLAREVIRHLSLPQLRASMTDEMTYQTTINKSDDFAELRASRTEQRPPRYTGS, encoded by the coding sequence ATGACGGGACGCGTGCAGCTCGATATCGAGTCGTTGGACAGCGGCGCGATCGCCACGATCACGAACGACAATCCCGAGAAGCACAACGCGTTCGACGACGACATGGACGCGGAGCTGTTCGACATCCTTGCCCGGCTGCGCGAGATGCCCGACGTGCGCGTGATCGTGTGGCGCGGTGAGGGCACGTCGTTCTCGTCGGGTCGCGACGTCGGTTCGATCGGCGTGCAGAAGACACCGCTGTCGCACCACGAGCTCATGCGCCGCGGCCATCGCGGTATCCAGCAGCTGTGGGAGATCGACGCGCCGGTGATCGTCGCGTGCAAGGGCTGGGTGATGGGCGGTTCGTTCCAGCGCGCGTTGCTCTGCGACGTGCGCATCGCGGCGGAGGGCACGCGCTTCCGACTCCCCGAGCTGACCTACGGCGTGATCCCCGACACCGGTGGCGTCGGCGTGCTCTACGAGATGTGCGGTCCCGGTCTCGTGAGCGACCTCGTGCTCACCGGCCGCGTGATGCCCGTCGACGAGGCGTTGCGGCACGGCGTCGTGAGCCGTGTCGTGCCGGTCGACGACCTCGACACCGTCGTGCACGACGCCGCGCTGCAGATCGCGAAGTCGCCGAAGGTGACCGTGAAGCTGGCGCGCGAGGTGATCCGGCATCTCTCGCTGCCGCAGCTGCGCGCGTCGATGACCGACGAGATGACCTATCAGACGACGATCAACAAGAGCGACGACTTCGCCGAGCTGCGCGCCTCGCGCACGGAGCAGCGACCGCCGCGTTACACGGGGAGCTGA
- a CDS encoding SDR family oxidoreductase, whose amino-acid sequence MAELIGLPAPPPVGTTALASDTFAGTAVVVTGGGTGLGKAIASEFARLGAAIVVMSRKPDHLDAAREAITALGADVLAVTCDIRDAESIAGAFDAATERFGLPAVLVNNAAANFPVPSEDLSPNGWRTVVDITLNGTFFCAREFARRHLAAGTPASIINVGATYAWTGGPGFAHSAAAKAGVKNLTESLAVEWGPYGIQVNGLVPGLFPHEDMTGDIQENLARTSDKDVCQPALRVGQRQELGWAATFLASPYARFISGHTLVVDGANWQRRLLTNPPVVTVRDQMGKGAFTPE is encoded by the coding sequence ATGGCCGAGCTCATCGGACTGCCCGCACCGCCGCCCGTCGGCACGACCGCGCTCGCGTCGGACACGTTCGCGGGCACTGCCGTCGTCGTCACCGGCGGCGGTACCGGCCTCGGCAAGGCGATCGCGTCGGAGTTCGCCCGGCTCGGTGCCGCGATCGTCGTGATGAGCCGCAAGCCCGACCACCTCGATGCCGCGCGCGAGGCGATAACCGCGCTCGGGGCCGATGTGCTCGCGGTGACGTGCGACATCCGCGACGCCGAATCGATCGCGGGCGCGTTCGACGCCGCGACCGAGCGCTTCGGACTGCCGGCGGTGCTCGTGAACAACGCGGCCGCGAACTTCCCGGTGCCGTCCGAGGACCTGTCGCCGAACGGTTGGCGTACCGTGGTCGACATCACGTTGAACGGCACGTTCTTCTGTGCGCGCGAGTTCGCGCGCCGTCATCTCGCGGCGGGCACGCCCGCGTCGATCATCAACGTCGGGGCAACGTACGCGTGGACCGGTGGGCCCGGCTTCGCGCACTCGGCCGCGGCGAAGGCGGGGGTGAAGAACCTCACCGAGTCGCTCGCGGTCGAGTGGGGCCCGTACGGGATCCAGGTGAACGGGCTCGTGCCCGGGCTCTTCCCGCACGAGGACATGACCGGCGACATCCAGGAGAACCTCGCGCGCACGAGCGACAAGGACGTCTGCCAGCCCGCGCTGCGCGTCGGTCAGCGGCAGGAGCTCGGTTGGGCCGCGACGTTCCTCGCATCGCCGTACGCGCGCTTCATCTCCGGCCACACGCTCGTCGTCGACGGCGCGAACTGGCAGCGGCGGCTGCTCACCAACCCGCCGGTCGTGACCGTGCGCGACCAGATGGGCAAGGGCGCGTTCACGCCCGAATAG
- a CDS encoding glycosyltransferase: MTSDVLVLCTRNRPEELGNCLVSVRMQHRVPTRVLVVDSSDDDAVARVVVDLAQTWAPGSVLDYLWSDPGLARQRAAGIDATVEDIVHFVDDDTVLERDYFEAIVAVFEDDTEGTVGGVGGFVTDQPPHRFTRVDEWLGLDTRREGVVLPSGRNVRVYTAPPEPIEVDWLPGCAMSYRRAVFVRERPNAALGRDRNGEDVELSYRVRQHWRLLITPFARLEHHESPAGRRSVDELVRVELISRYERVAAGTGRLSKPAFWFSAVGQLGWYGAKGVVTWNDERLAIARETGAAIGKIARRQTKKS; this comes from the coding sequence ATGACGAGCGACGTGCTGGTGCTGTGCACCCGCAACCGTCCCGAGGAGCTCGGGAACTGCCTCGTGAGCGTGCGCATGCAGCACCGCGTGCCGACCCGCGTGCTCGTCGTCGACTCGAGCGACGACGACGCCGTCGCGCGCGTGGTCGTCGACCTCGCGCAGACCTGGGCGCCCGGCTCGGTGCTCGACTACCTCTGGTCCGACCCGGGTCTGGCGCGTCAGCGCGCCGCGGGCATCGACGCGACCGTCGAGGACATCGTGCACTTCGTCGACGACGACACCGTGCTCGAGCGTGATTACTTCGAGGCGATCGTCGCGGTGTTCGAAGACGACACCGAGGGCACCGTCGGCGGCGTCGGCGGGTTCGTCACCGACCAGCCACCGCACCGCTTCACGCGCGTCGACGAGTGGCTCGGGCTCGACACGCGGCGCGAGGGCGTCGTGCTGCCGTCGGGTCGGAACGTGCGCGTGTACACCGCGCCACCCGAGCCGATCGAGGTCGACTGGTTGCCGGGATGCGCGATGTCGTACCGCCGCGCGGTGTTCGTGCGCGAGCGTCCGAACGCCGCGCTCGGCCGCGACCGCAACGGCGAGGACGTCGAGCTCTCGTACCGCGTGCGCCAGCACTGGCGGCTGCTCATCACGCCGTTCGCGCGGCTCGAGCACCACGAGTCACCCGCGGGCCGGCGCTCGGTCGACGAGCTCGTTCGGGTCGAGCTGATCTCGCGCTACGAGCGCGTCGCCGCGGGCACGGGTCGGCTCAGCAAGCCCGCGTTCTGGTTCTCGGCCGTCGGCCAGCTCGGGTGGTACGGCGCGAAAGGCGTCGTGACCTGGAACGACGAGCGACTCGCGATCGCACGCGAGACCGGCGCCGCGATCGGCAAGATCGCGCGCCGTCAGACCAAGAAGTCCTAG
- a CDS encoding GGDEF domain-containing protein, whose product MLSDAIASQLATNDSGIALVYRTLDALVSEYQLDDAAVVLDEPGLGRQIFRAGRKPLDSEDEALLEALPGLYTERPLADPELDRALVLSLCTLALRLDVMRYDAWHDPLTALYDRRSFDRLLEMAVARSVRYGWTFTLVMLDLDHLKEINDRDGHAAGDDALRDLGERFRRVLRFGDNAARIGGDEFAMILPDTEPDTVPALLDRVRAAGAGIATAPDFSFGTAKCPDDADSFDALYRLADARLYEAKAARTQTKDAE is encoded by the coding sequence ATGCTGAGCGACGCCATCGCCTCACAGCTCGCGACCAACGACTCCGGCATCGCGCTCGTCTACCGAACCCTCGACGCGCTGGTCTCGGAGTACCAGCTCGACGACGCCGCGGTCGTGCTCGACGAGCCCGGCCTCGGCCGCCAGATCTTCCGCGCCGGACGCAAGCCGCTCGACTCCGAGGACGAGGCACTGCTCGAGGCGCTGCCCGGTCTCTACACCGAGCGCCCGCTCGCCGACCCGGAGCTCGACCGCGCGCTCGTGCTCTCGCTGTGCACGCTCGCGTTGCGCCTCGACGTCATGCGCTACGACGCCTGGCACGACCCGCTCACGGCGCTCTACGACCGCCGCAGCTTCGACCGCCTGCTCGAGATGGCGGTGGCGCGGTCCGTCCGGTACGGCTGGACGTTCACGCTCGTGATGCTCGACCTCGATCACCTCAAGGAGATCAACGACCGCGACGGGCACGCCGCGGGCGACGACGCGCTGCGCGATCTCGGAGAACGCTTCCGCCGGGTCTTGCGCTTCGGTGACAACGCGGCGCGCATCGGCGGCGACGAGTTCGCCATGATCCTCCCCGACACCGAGCCCGACACCGTGCCCGCGCTCCTCGACCGCGTGCGCGCGGCGGGCGCCGGCATCGCGACCGCACCCGACTTCTCGTTCGGCACCGCGAAGTGTCCCGACGACGCCGACAGCTTCGACGCGCTGTACCGGCTCGCGGACGCGCGGCTGTACGAGGCGAAGGCGGCGCGCACCCAGACGAAGGACGCAGAGTGA